In the Sarcophilus harrisii chromosome 1, mSarHar1.11, whole genome shotgun sequence genome, one interval contains:
- the LOC105749560 gene encoding E3 ubiquitin-protein ligase Topors-like: MPIGRLPHCQCPIYLNGSQNGADLNPSTPRFVSDCPHERFAKKTRHPHYGEACHPFSQSSRLVSDMKKQELYHVGNDNTGLPEENNSYVDSFPSCQPGSEDGVLSDDTSSQTNPLRYQAVQELLKQFSGNKQDHLHEVSSGFFKEQIVIKFRRALYFTGLRVLYVRGGGFYRHISADYFLRNPNCLQRLIPWLKRELIAIYGDYGYTGKNILTIILQNMTDYDLDSQSFSEILEPYLLKYTKHFLHEFISFARSPFSMKTYDQRAIYECPSSNGRGNLFTISPINDKWALPALENYTEMAKTIHDPWNKEVLPRSSSKHNMTYESSSVSQKGNPEESSKTKSKNHLTRQTMSESGDSKGVISSQSCSHIAHLKSMGDYIELLEPASDSSRYTSEAKPEGRKLQLEEDKCLGDNRANYSASDISTTSNSSSPREKKLLTLCQPVKTREEELEKNKNPDSFGKFFPRSPPMMMKEIQQTLFGNSSQTKDQTWRCYSENVYSHRRHIQKGQRERAFRKERLKCQPSCQDGELNSHPYRRLKSLHIRDYNNCLKQELPQSTEDKPHLSHRPRKRRSRSRDHSDRSLRGSYLSEPLLTITCEAQEGNKGDDNYQPCRRVVLANTTDFIRTRGRAQRLCNREKAFRVKSPNICLHPENHRPNCQCMKKSGTVCIGSIPPHHEKMGKKRRFKSQHSEKENNETMPNSFPTPVQMRQIQQSPSYQRQDLSKQFVSLTAQASRDIMNHIRKRQEKYDQKVEGRDYFGSKIFGSKQFLEKEHMNEETKND, from the coding sequence atgcCAATAGGACGTTTACCACATTGTCAATGTCCCATCTACTTGAATGGAAGTCAGAATGGGGCTGATCTGAATCCTTCCACACCCAGGTTTGTCAGTGACTGTCCTCATGAGagatttgcaaagaaaacccGACATCCCCACTATGGAGAAGCTTGCCATCCTTTCTCCCAATCTTCTAGACTTGTGAGTGACATGAAGAAGCAAGAACTCTATCATGTAGGGAATGACAACACTGGATTGCCTGAAGAGAATAACAGTTATGTTGATTCTTTTCCAAGCTGTCAGCCTGGATCCGAGGATGGTGTATTGTCTGATGATACTTCTAGCCAGACCAATCCTCTGAGATATCAAGCTGTCCAAGAATTACTCAAACAGTTTTCTGGGAACAAACAAGATCATCTCCATGAAGTGTCTTCAGGATTCTTTAAGGAACAGATAGTTATTAAATTCAGAAGAGCTCTTTATTTTACTGGGCTTCGGGTATTATATGTCAGAGGCGGTGGATTCTATAGGCATATTTCAGCAGATTACTTCCTTAGAAACCCAAATTGTCTACAGCGATTAATCCCATGGCTGAAACGTGAATTGATAGCTATTTATGGTGACTATGGATACACAGGGAAAAATATCCTCACTATCATCCTTCAAAACATGACAGATTATGATCTAGACAGCCagagcttttctgaaatcttggAACCCTATCTCTTAAAATACACCAAACACTTCTTACATGAGTTCATCAGTTTTGCCCGGTCACCTTTTAGCATGAAAACATATGATCAGCGAGCCATTTATGAATGTCCTTCTTCAAACGGGAGAGGGAACCTGTTCACTATCTCACCTATTAATGACAAATGGGCTTTACCAGCTTTGGAAAATTATACAGAGATGGCTAAAACCATTCATGATCCTTGGAATAAAGAGGTATTGCCTCGTTCAAGCTCAAAGCATAATATGACATATGAGTCATCTTCTGTGTCGCAGAAAGGAAATCCAGAAGAGTCTAGTAAGACCAAAAGTAAAAATCACCTTACGAGACAAACCATGTCAGAATCAGGAGACAGCAAAGGTGTGATTTCATCCCAGAGTTGCAGCCACATTGCTCATCTTAAATCAATGGGAGATTACATAGAATTGCTAGAACCAGCATCTGACAGCAGTAGATACACTTCTGAAGCAAAACCAGAAGGGAGGAAGCTGCAGCTTGAAGAGGATAAGTGTTTAGGAGATAATAGAGCTAATtactctgcctcagatatttCAACCACCTCAAATTCTTCTagcccaagagaaaaaaaattgttgaccCTTTGTCAGCCAGTGAAGACCcgggaagaagaattagaaaagaacaaaaatccaGATTCCTTTGGTAAGTTCTTTCCAAGAAGTCCTCCCATGATGATGAAGGAAATACAACAGACTTTGTTTGGAAATTCATCCCAAACAAAAGACCAGACTTGGAGATGCTATTCAGAGAACGTATATTCTCATAGAAGACACATTCAGAAAGGCCAGAGAGAACGTGCCTTCAGGAAGGAGAGGTTGAAATGTCAACCATCCTGTCAAGATGGAGAACTAAATTCACATCCCTACAGAAGGCTGAAAAGTTTACATATCAGGGACTATAATAATTGTCTTAAACAAGAGCTACCTCAGAGCACTGAGGACAAACCACATTTGTCCCATCGCCCtagaaagagaaggtcaagaaGCAGAGATCACAGTGACAGGAGCTTGAGAGGAAGCTATTTAAGTGAACCTTTATTGACGATAACCTGTGAAGCTCAGGAAGGTAATAAAGGAGATGATAATTACCAACCTTGTAGGAGGGTTGTTCTAGCTAATACAACCGATTTTATTAGAACTAGGGGGAGAGCCCAGCGTCTTTGCAACAGAGAAAAAGCTTTTAGAGTAAAAAGCCCCAACATCTGCCTCCATCCTGAGAATCACAGACCAAACTGTCAGTGTATGAAAAAGTCAGGGACAGTGTGTATAGGAAGCATCCCACCCCACCATGAAAAGATGGGtaagaaaaggagatttaaaagccaacattcagagaaggaaaataatgaaacaatgcCTAACTCATTCCCTACTCCAGTTCAGATGCGCCAAATCCAGCAGTCTCCATCCTACCAGAGACAAGACCTCTCTAAACAATTTGTCAGCCTTACAGCTCAAGCTTCCAGAGATATCATGAATCATATTaggaagagacaagaaaaataCGACCAGAAAGttgaaggcagagactatttTGGTAGCAAAATATTTGGTAGCAAACAGTTCTTAGAAAAAGAACATATGAATGAAGAGACTAAGAATGATTGA